The following coding sequences lie in one Deltaproteobacteria bacterium genomic window:
- a CDS encoding N-acetylmuramoyl-L-alanine amidase, with amino-acid sequence MSARTVPLATLGVLAVAGGLALPSTPAGLDVAPPREEPRDGGTPLVAASMIAAATNAASATCTKPKPVKLASAWRTCTWDGEGKKPQACAKYGPVMSDKCAAEAGRSSGVEVDYRFFGEVDCRSSDRKDAIHRIVIHNGDTGANNNENWKCRPSSAHYTVDRDGKIFQHIGEERVSWHAAPENHDTVGIELAIKRKYGGTCNSLPKVAKIAAAEGIAEEDVIADLCGPTLAQYQALAKLVDDIGSRHAIASTDGIFGHCEVVGTSHGDPKAFDWRRVGVAPRKAKNICGWYHVMAIKGTVIGMLPKKGGTLLKLDIGAGSDIEAGDHGYIENDAEVIKGWFTVDSVDATSAMAWVPVPFSQMVGNLAATVVATPGRTPAPLAGKALGGAAAGTTASAKPSLGSCESDYTYWKSGRIRSWTTNDDGTLATLTLEGVGWKHRVCDDAAGMIYVGDASDAYVTDAGGTKLRFRMTKVDETTAVARVFEGKVREADLGSSRRVVVRAKK; translated from the coding sequence ATGTCTGCCCGCACCGTCCCGCTCGCCACCCTCGGGGTGCTCGCCGTCGCCGGCGGCCTCGCGCTCCCCTCCACGCCCGCGGGCCTCGACGTCGCGCCGCCGCGCGAAGAGCCGCGCGACGGCGGCACGCCGCTGGTCGCCGCCAGCATGATCGCGGCGGCGACCAACGCAGCCTCGGCGACCTGCACCAAGCCCAAGCCGGTCAAGCTGGCCAGCGCCTGGCGCACGTGCACGTGGGACGGCGAAGGCAAGAAGCCGCAGGCCTGCGCCAAGTACGGGCCCGTCATGTCGGACAAGTGCGCCGCCGAGGCCGGTCGCAGCTCGGGCGTCGAGGTCGACTACCGCTTCTTCGGCGAGGTCGACTGTCGCTCTTCGGACCGCAAGGATGCGATCCACCGCATCGTCATCCACAACGGCGACACCGGCGCGAACAACAACGAGAACTGGAAGTGCCGCCCATCTTCGGCGCACTACACCGTCGACCGCGACGGCAAGATCTTCCAGCACATCGGCGAGGAGCGGGTGTCGTGGCACGCCGCGCCGGAGAACCACGACACGGTCGGCATCGAGCTCGCCATCAAGCGCAAGTACGGTGGCACGTGCAACTCGCTGCCCAAGGTCGCGAAGATCGCGGCCGCCGAGGGCATCGCCGAGGAGGACGTGATCGCGGATCTGTGCGGCCCGACGCTCGCGCAGTACCAGGCACTCGCGAAGCTGGTCGACGACATCGGCAGCCGGCACGCCATCGCGAGCACCGACGGCATCTTCGGGCACTGCGAGGTGGTCGGCACCTCGCACGGCGACCCCAAGGCCTTCGACTGGCGGCGCGTCGGCGTGGCCCCCCGCAAGGCCAAGAACATCTGCGGCTGGTATCACGTGATGGCGATCAAGGGCACGGTCATCGGCATGCTGCCGAAGAAGGGTGGCACGCTGCTCAAGCTCGACATCGGCGCCGGCTCGGACATCGAGGCCGGCGATCACGGCTACATCGAGAACGACGCCGAGGTCATCAAGGGGTGGTTCACGGTCGACAGCGTCGATGCCACCAGCGCGATGGCGTGGGTACCGGTGCCGTTCTCGCAGATGGTGGGCAACCTCGCGGCGACCGTGGTCGCGACCCCGGGCCGGACGCCCGCGCCACTCGCCGGCAAGGCGCTCGGCGGCGCAGCGGCGGGTACCACGGCCAGTGCCAAGCCGAGCCTGGGCTCGTGCGAGAGCGACTACACCTACTGGAAGTCGGGGCGCATCCGGAGCTGGACCACCAACGACGACGGCACGCTCGCGACGCTCACGCTGGAGGGCGTCGGCTGGAAGCACCGCGTGTGCGACGACGCAGCGGGGATGATCTACGTCGGCGACGCATCCGACGCGTACGTCACCGATGCAGGCGGCACCAAGCTGCGCTTTCGCATGACGAAGGTGGACGAGACCACTGCCGTCGCGCGCGTGTTCGAAGGCAAGGTGCGCGAGGCCGACCTCGGCAGCAGTCGTCGCGTGGTGGTCCGCGCGAAGAAGTGA
- a CDS encoding choice-of-anchor L domain-containing protein: MVEARRNAGLGAAISLLLACEVHGFIGSNAGGDGTGGSGPGDEGSVTTPATGSADDAGTVADDGPGETTSLRFDVALPDAPASCEPPTHDPCDDDDDPIHALGMGCPGDATVHGSFRGHSSAMMVHRGVIGTSGEYGPREGERFVVLSTGKAGQLPRTPAQLQIEDPSCNPLQCPSTQLSDEVLGVLPSPIDVRSVSDSGVDCSDDPQLVGSGDCSNSIEELFQRGGGAYDYAELRVETEVPGNVDGLSYEFAFFTAEYPDYVNHAAPFSDMYIAWLESESWTGNISFDEGGNPISVNTVLLDYKDAPSASCGECAAPELAGFAMQGHAATRWLATNAPVRAGEVITLVFSIFDMNNGKYDSAVALDHFEWTCSGAPPFTTPVG, translated from the coding sequence ATGGTGGAGGCGCGACGCAACGCGGGGCTGGGGGCGGCGATCAGCCTGCTGCTGGCCTGCGAGGTGCACGGCTTCATCGGCTCGAACGCCGGTGGCGACGGCACCGGTGGCAGCGGGCCCGGCGACGAAGGCTCGGTGACCACACCCGCGACCGGCAGTGCGGACGATGCCGGCACGGTGGCGGACGACGGCCCGGGCGAGACCACGTCACTGCGCTTCGACGTCGCGCTCCCCGATGCGCCGGCATCGTGCGAGCCACCGACGCACGACCCGTGCGACGACGACGACGATCCGATCCACGCGCTCGGCATGGGTTGTCCCGGCGACGCGACGGTGCACGGCAGCTTCCGCGGTCACAGCTCTGCGATGATGGTGCACCGCGGTGTCATCGGGACCTCCGGCGAGTACGGCCCGCGCGAAGGCGAGCGCTTCGTCGTGTTGTCGACGGGCAAGGCGGGGCAGCTGCCCCGCACGCCCGCGCAGCTGCAGATCGAGGACCCGTCGTGCAACCCGCTGCAGTGCCCCAGCACGCAGCTGAGCGACGAGGTGCTCGGGGTGCTGCCGTCGCCGATCGACGTGCGCAGCGTGTCCGACTCGGGCGTCGACTGCAGCGACGACCCCCAGCTGGTCGGCTCGGGTGACTGCTCCAATTCGATCGAGGAGCTGTTCCAGCGGGGCGGTGGCGCCTACGACTACGCCGAGCTGCGGGTCGAGACCGAGGTGCCCGGCAACGTCGACGGACTCTCGTACGAGTTCGCGTTCTTCACGGCGGAGTACCCTGACTACGTCAACCACGCGGCGCCGTTCTCGGACATGTACATCGCGTGGCTCGAGTCGGAGTCGTGGACGGGCAACATCTCGTTCGACGAGGGTGGCAACCCCATCTCGGTGAACACGGTGCTGCTCGACTACAAAGACGCGCCCAGCGCGAGCTGTGGTGAGTGTGCCGCGCCGGAGCTCGCGGGCTTCGCGATGCAGGGCCACGCCGCGACGCGCTGGCTCGCCACCAACGCGCCCGTGCGTGCCGGCGAGGTCATCACGCTGGTGTTCTCGATCTTCGACATGAACAACGGCAAGTACGACAGCGCGGTCGCACTCGATCACTTCGAGTGGACCTGCTCCGGCGCGCCGCCTTTCACGACGCCGGTCGGCTGA